The Yersinia intermedia genome window below encodes:
- the garL gene encoding 2-dehydro-3-deoxyglucarate aldolase, translating to MSLQNYPNQFRRNLQQGQTLIGCWSALANHISAEVLGLAGFDWLVLDGEHAPNDVTTFIPQLMALKGSNSAPVVRAPCNEPIIIKRLLDIGFYNFLIPFVESEEEAIRAVASTRYPPAGIRGVSVSHRGNNYGTVPDYFATINDNITVLVQIESQQGVDNLDAIAAVDGVDGIFVGPGDLSAALGYLGQPNHPEVQKVIRHIFDRAKAQGKPSGILAPVEVDAHRYLEWGATFVAVGSDLGVFRSATQALCDKFKK from the coding sequence ATGAGTCTGCAAAATTATCCTAATCAGTTCCGCCGCAACCTACAACAAGGGCAAACCCTTATCGGTTGCTGGAGTGCACTGGCAAATCATATTTCAGCCGAAGTGCTGGGCCTGGCGGGTTTTGACTGGTTGGTTCTGGACGGTGAACATGCGCCGAACGATGTCACGACGTTTATTCCACAACTTATGGCGCTGAAAGGCAGTAATAGTGCACCGGTTGTACGTGCGCCCTGTAATGAACCCATCATTATAAAACGCTTATTGGATATCGGTTTTTATAACTTCCTGATCCCGTTTGTCGAAAGCGAAGAAGAAGCCATTCGTGCGGTTGCCTCGACCCGTTATCCACCGGCAGGTATCCGGGGGGTTTCTGTCTCTCATCGTGGTAACAATTACGGCACCGTGCCCGACTATTTCGCCACTATCAACGACAATATCACTGTACTGGTACAAATCGAAAGCCAGCAAGGGGTGGACAATCTTGATGCTATCGCCGCCGTTGATGGTGTGGACGGTATTTTTGTTGGGCCAGGCGATCTGTCGGCGGCACTGGGTTATCTGGGGCAGCCCAATCATCCCGAAGTACAAAAAGTGATTCGTCATATTTTTGATCGTGCTAAAGCACAGGGTAAACCGAGCGGTATTTTGGCGCCAGTTGAAGTTGATGCCCACCGTTATCTGGAATGGGGTGCAACCTTTGTCGCTGTTGGCAGTGATTTGGGCGTATTCCGTAGCGCGACTCAGGCGTTATGCGACAAATTTAAAAAATAA
- a CDS encoding transcriptional regulator: protein MQREQVLSSALNLLEQQGLANTTLEMLAKEVSVEVSDLARFWPDREALLYDCLRYHGQQIDTWRRQLQLDETLSPKQKLLARYLTLSEQVQNQRYPGCLFIAACSFYPDDEHPIHQLAEQQKQASLLYTQELLQEMDADDAGMVAQQMELILEGCLSKLLVKRQLVDVEVAKRLAEDVLEVAQCRKNGALG from the coding sequence GTGCAACGTGAACAAGTTTTAAGCAGCGCGCTCAATCTGTTAGAGCAGCAAGGGCTGGCAAATACCACGCTGGAGATGCTGGCAAAAGAGGTGTCAGTAGAAGTCAGTGATCTGGCCCGTTTCTGGCCGGATCGTGAAGCTTTGTTGTATGACTGTCTGCGCTATCATGGTCAACAGATCGACACCTGGCGGCGACAATTGCAACTGGACGAGACCTTATCCCCCAAACAAAAGTTACTGGCGCGTTACCTGACGCTAAGTGAACAGGTGCAGAATCAGCGTTACCCCGGTTGCTTATTTATTGCTGCATGCAGTTTTTATCCCGATGATGAACACCCGATCCACCAGTTGGCTGAACAGCAAAAACAGGCCTCACTGCTCTATACCCAAGAGCTGTTGCAAGAGATGGACGCTGATGATGCAGGTATGGTTGCACAACAGATGGAACTGATTCTGGAAGGTTGTTTGAGCAAACTGCTGGTTAAACGCCAACTCGTCGATGTTGAAGTTGCCAAGCGCCTGGCTGAAGATGTATTGGAAGTCGCGCAATGCCGTAAAAATGGCGCACTGGGTTAA
- a CDS encoding exo-beta-N-acetylmuramidase NamZ family protein → MRYFLRILLCLCSLFIISAGYASVTQKIILGVDQGNVYGPLLKNKRVGLMVNQSSINREGRHTIDKLLSEQDKFNFTVTTLFSVEHGIRGNADAGLGDDNHIDKQSGLPIISLYGRDKDGRVRAHPTEMQLSDVDVVIYDLQDVGVRYFTYTISMHHMLESLQKYHKQFMVFDRPNPLGSHVYGPILEEENISGIGMHPVPMVHGLTSGEFARIIVNEGWLTHFDDSNWKAFGINAYQFPPEDLTVIAMGNYTHDSPYSLPVRPSPNLRSDLAIHLYPSLGLFEATSVNMGRGSDHPFEQLGFPSRKFYTNTCYHVDINQQKTGWPQAGKEVCGEEFTAANVADIKPTIRYFVEWWFKFNAAGYSMVIPPQMEAKYLDYQEEYFLIRPLWLAKLTGTRNLAKLMEEAAERKLSLDETVNYLESSWQPGIDNYLKLREKYKIYP, encoded by the coding sequence ATGAGGTATTTCCTACGAATATTACTATGTCTGTGTTCATTGTTTATTATAAGCGCTGGCTATGCCAGCGTTACCCAGAAAATTATTTTAGGTGTCGATCAGGGAAATGTTTATGGGCCACTGCTGAAAAATAAGCGAGTGGGTTTAATGGTCAACCAAAGCTCGATTAATAGGGAAGGGCGCCATACCATCGACAAATTGTTATCCGAGCAAGATAAATTCAATTTTACCGTGACGACATTATTCTCTGTTGAACATGGTATACGTGGGAATGCCGATGCCGGGCTGGGGGATGATAATCATATTGATAAACAGAGTGGCCTGCCTATTATTTCTTTGTATGGGCGGGATAAAGACGGGCGTGTACGGGCCCATCCAACTGAAATGCAATTATCTGATGTTGATGTTGTTATTTATGATTTACAAGATGTTGGCGTCCGTTATTTTACTTATACCATCTCCATGCATCATATGCTGGAAAGCCTGCAAAAGTATCATAAACAATTTATGGTATTCGACAGACCCAACCCGCTTGGGAGTCATGTATATGGGCCTATTCTTGAAGAGGAGAATATTTCCGGTATTGGTATGCACCCAGTACCCATGGTGCACGGACTGACGTCCGGGGAGTTTGCACGCATCATAGTCAATGAGGGCTGGCTGACGCATTTCGATGATTCTAATTGGAAGGCATTCGGTATCAACGCTTATCAGTTTCCTCCCGAAGATTTAACTGTCATCGCTATGGGGAATTATACGCATGATTCACCTTATTCATTGCCAGTAAGGCCCTCGCCAAATTTACGCAGTGATTTGGCTATTCATCTTTACCCTTCTTTGGGTTTATTTGAAGCAACCAGTGTCAATATGGGACGAGGCTCTGATCACCCCTTTGAACAGTTGGGCTTCCCATCGCGGAAATTTTATACCAATACCTGCTATCACGTGGATATTAACCAGCAGAAAACAGGGTGGCCGCAAGCGGGTAAAGAAGTCTGTGGCGAAGAATTTACTGCTGCTAATGTAGCCGATATTAAACCGACAATACGCTACTTTGTTGAATGGTGGTTCAAATTTAACGCAGCGGGTTATTCAATGGTTATCCCTCCCCAGATGGAGGCAAAATATCTGGATTATCAGGAGGAGTATTTTTTAATACGACCGCTTTGGCTAGCTAAATTAACAGGCACTCGTAATTTGGCTAAGTTAATGGAAGAGGCTGCTGAAAGGAAGTTGTCTCTGGATGAGACCGTTAATTATCTGGAATCTAGCTGGCAACCCGGTATTGATAATTATTTGAAGCTACGCGAAAAATATAAAATTTATCCTTAA
- a CDS encoding glycoside hydrolase family 3 protein — MKKIIPAILLFSTCTYADVIPDSQLKKMWLSPQFSAEKTLSKMSLEEKIGQILMVDIRSWSNADNSDKTAFIEINETVSKMIHDYHLGSIILFRENLIDTPQTVELINNIQRARSNLPLFISTDQEGGYVTRLRVGTEMPGNMALGATGSSKLAQQAGSIHGYELSSLGFNFNFGPVVDVNNNQNNPVIGVRSYSNDPVLVGELARSYINGIHKSNVLTSLKHFPGHGNVTSDTHFALPTVNIDKAAWQQVELKPFVEVMPVTDAIMTAHIVVPALDNSMLTNTKGEKIGTPATLSKPILTDILRNELKYDGLILTDAMDMGAITSNFDRNWSIKQAIMAGNDIVLMPIEIKNSTSIEQLNALYGYLKAEAAKDPAFKLRIEDAAQRVIYTKLNKRISPEPHDIARAQRVVASKNHKDIENFISEQAITLIKNDNVLPYKVKSQNKIMVFSDEKPRNELITKHLDDIANEFQVNFAVKNQVIKLDKDNVSAEDIAKQIKDQDIIILATYNLKLNPINAQRIIDEANKANIPLVVISSRNPYDIAYLSGVKANIAIYGITGFDVTNNVRNSLETNIRSGLRTLFKGSKGRLDVLAEPHGKLPVDIRTPDNSQILYPRGYGLTTL, encoded by the coding sequence ATGAAAAAAATAATACCCGCGATTCTCTTATTTAGTACCTGCACTTACGCAGATGTTATTCCAGACTCACAACTGAAAAAAATGTGGTTATCACCTCAATTTTCTGCCGAGAAAACCCTCTCAAAAATGAGTTTAGAGGAAAAAATTGGGCAAATATTGATGGTTGATATTCGCTCTTGGAGTAATGCCGACAACAGCGATAAAACGGCATTTATAGAAATAAATGAGACTGTTAGTAAGATGATTCATGATTATCATTTGGGCTCTATTATTCTTTTCCGAGAAAATCTGATTGATACGCCACAGACAGTTGAATTAATCAACAATATTCAGCGTGCTCGCAGTAATTTACCTCTGTTTATTAGTACAGACCAGGAAGGGGGTTATGTCACCCGGCTACGCGTCGGTACTGAAATGCCGGGAAATATGGCATTGGGTGCCACAGGGTCATCTAAACTGGCTCAGCAGGCCGGTAGTATCCATGGTTATGAATTATCCAGCCTGGGTTTTAACTTTAATTTTGGCCCCGTGGTTGATGTTAATAATAACCAGAATAATCCTGTTATTGGTGTGCGTTCTTATTCAAATGATCCGGTGCTGGTGGGGGAGTTAGCTCGTAGTTATATCAACGGTATTCATAAGTCTAATGTGCTCACTTCGCTAAAACATTTCCCAGGGCATGGCAATGTCACCTCGGATACACATTTTGCATTACCGACGGTTAATATTGATAAAGCTGCATGGCAGCAAGTAGAACTGAAACCCTTTGTGGAGGTTATGCCTGTTACTGATGCTATTATGACAGCCCATATTGTTGTGCCAGCGCTTGATAATTCAATGCTGACAAACACTAAGGGCGAAAAAATCGGAACCCCGGCGACATTATCAAAGCCAATTCTGACCGACATTTTACGTAATGAACTCAAGTATGATGGTTTGATTTTAACTGACGCTATGGATATGGGCGCTATTACCAGTAACTTTGATCGTAATTGGTCTATCAAGCAGGCTATTATGGCGGGCAATGATATTGTATTAATGCCAATAGAAATTAAGAACAGCACCAGTATTGAACAGCTTAATGCGCTTTATGGTTATTTAAAGGCTGAAGCTGCAAAAGATCCTGCTTTTAAATTGCGTATTGAGGATGCGGCGCAGCGGGTAATTTACACTAAACTGAATAAGCGCATTTCTCCCGAACCTCATGATATTGCTAGAGCGCAGAGGGTCGTGGCATCAAAAAACCATAAGGATATTGAGAATTTTATTTCTGAACAAGCCATCACATTGATCAAAAATGATAATGTTCTGCCTTATAAAGTTAAGTCACAAAATAAAATAATGGTATTTTCCGATGAGAAGCCACGTAATGAGCTAATTACCAAACATCTTGATGATATTGCAAATGAATTTCAGGTTAACTTTGCAGTTAAAAATCAAGTTATTAAGCTGGATAAAGATAATGTAAGTGCTGAGGATATCGCAAAACAGATTAAGGATCAGGATATTATTATTCTTGCTACCTATAATCTTAAGCTAAATCCGATTAATGCACAACGGATCATCGATGAAGCCAATAAGGCTAATATTCCGTTAGTTGTTATATCAAGCCGTAATCCTTACGATATTGCATATTTGTCAGGAGTGAAGGCAAATATTGCTATTTATGGTATCACGGGGTTCGATGTTACTAATAACGTACGAAATAGTCTGGAAACTAACATTCGCAGTGGGCTAAGAACATTATTTAAGGGTTCAAAAGGAAGATTAGATGTACTGGCTGAGCCGCACGGGAAATTACCGGTGGATATTAGAACACCTGATAATAGCCAGATACTCTACCCGCGTGGTTATGGATTAACGACGTTATAA
- a CDS encoding SIS domain-containing protein encodes MSILNEITWLLPELAENQQKIAKYILDNPESILGISSSQFAEDAGVSQSAIVKFSQKIGMKGFPALKIAISEELSRNNLFKSYPHKALHNSISSEDSLMVMAQKLAHEKTASIMETTRKINFSVFQQVVSLINTAQRVQIVGIWGSGLTAKDLSYKLQKIGIMTLVEADLHVQIAAALTLTPKDVQIVLSFTGRRKDMRIAATVAKAQGATVIAITGSKVSPLAKIADYVLESISDENEWRSSSISSRTAQNTLTDLIFLALMQQRKETAKPLILNASMTINNLDD; translated from the coding sequence ATGTCTATTCTGAATGAAATAACTTGGTTACTGCCTGAACTGGCTGAAAACCAGCAAAAAATAGCGAAATACATTCTTGATAATCCTGAATCAATACTGGGTATATCCTCCTCCCAGTTTGCAGAAGATGCGGGCGTCAGCCAATCAGCTATTGTAAAATTTAGCCAGAAGATTGGTATGAAAGGTTTCCCGGCACTAAAAATTGCAATCAGTGAAGAATTGAGCAGGAATAACTTATTCAAATCCTATCCACATAAAGCGCTGCATAATTCTATTTCATCAGAAGATTCACTCATGGTGATGGCGCAAAAACTTGCGCACGAAAAGACAGCCTCGATTATGGAGACAACCCGGAAAATTAATTTTTCAGTTTTCCAACAAGTGGTTTCGCTCATTAATACTGCTCAGCGCGTACAGATAGTCGGTATTTGGGGATCAGGACTCACAGCAAAAGATCTGAGCTATAAATTACAGAAAATAGGCATAATGACCCTGGTTGAAGCTGACCTCCATGTGCAGATTGCTGCCGCACTTACCCTAACACCTAAAGATGTACAGATAGTGCTTTCTTTTACTGGCAGAAGAAAGGACATGAGAATCGCAGCAACAGTAGCCAAAGCACAAGGGGCAACCGTCATTGCCATTACCGGCAGTAAGGTTTCCCCGTTAGCTAAGATTGCAGATTATGTCCTTGAAAGTATTTCGGATGAAAATGAATGGCGCAGTTCTTCAATCTCTTCCAGAACTGCCCAAAATACACTGACAGATCTGATATTCCTCGCACTGATGCAGCAACGAAAAGAAACGGCTAAACCCTTGATTCTGAATGCTAGCATGACAATAAACAATCTGGATGATTGA
- the murQ gene encoding N-acetylmuramic acid 6-phosphate etherase: MKINLSSMVTESRNPASSQIDTLSALEILKVINNEDKKVPFAVEERLPEIAKAVSLIAGAFAQGGRLIYCGAGTSGRLGILDASECPPTYGTPREMVVGLIAGGNTAILQAVENAEDSREMGEQDLRNLNFNARDVLVGIAASGRTPYVLGAMAYARHVGASVVAISCNQDSEMSKAADIAIEPMVGPEVVTGSSRMKAGTAQKLILNMLTTGAMIRSGKVYSNLMVDVEATNAKLVQRQVDIVVQATECSSEKAEEALNECNRHCKTAIMMILSGMSAEEASAILNKNKGFIRKALQEIKA, translated from the coding sequence ATGAAGATTAATCTAAGCTCAATGGTTACGGAAAGCCGAAACCCTGCCAGTTCTCAAATTGATACTCTCTCGGCACTAGAGATACTCAAGGTTATCAATAATGAGGATAAAAAAGTGCCTTTCGCAGTAGAAGAAAGACTACCCGAGATTGCCAAAGCCGTTTCCCTTATCGCAGGGGCTTTCGCGCAAGGTGGCAGATTAATTTATTGTGGGGCAGGAACTTCTGGTCGGTTGGGAATCTTGGATGCGAGTGAATGCCCGCCAACTTATGGTACGCCACGAGAAATGGTCGTAGGGCTAATCGCTGGCGGTAATACCGCTATTTTACAGGCAGTTGAAAATGCTGAAGATAGTCGTGAAATGGGTGAGCAAGACCTGCGCAACCTCAACTTTAATGCGCGTGATGTGTTAGTCGGCATTGCGGCAAGTGGTCGCACACCTTATGTGTTGGGGGCTATGGCCTATGCACGCCATGTTGGCGCTAGCGTAGTAGCAATTTCCTGTAATCAAGACAGTGAAATGAGTAAAGCGGCAGATATCGCTATTGAGCCGATGGTTGGCCCAGAAGTTGTCACTGGATCATCACGGATGAAAGCAGGAACCGCGCAGAAATTAATTCTGAATATGCTAACAACCGGCGCCATGATCCGTAGCGGCAAGGTTTATAGCAATCTGATGGTGGATGTTGAGGCGACAAACGCCAAACTGGTGCAACGTCAGGTCGATATTGTTGTTCAGGCGACGGAGTGTTCCTCCGAAAAGGCGGAAGAGGCGCTCAATGAGTGTAACCGACACTGTAAAACAGCCATTATGATGATCCTAAGTGGTATGTCTGCTGAGGAAGCCAGCGCTATCCTTAACAAAAATAAGGGATTTATCCGTAAAGCGCTACAGGAGATTAAAGCATAA